The following coding sequences are from one Planctomycetota bacterium window:
- the purH gene encoding bifunctional phosphoribosylaminoimidazolecarboxamide formyltransferase/IMP cyclohydrolase — translation MRLPIRRALLSVSDKAGLVPFAAALARRQIEIISTGGTAAALRAAGIQVTTIDALTGFPEILDGRVKTLHPAVHAGLLAVRDSAAHAAQLEQHAIGTIDLVCVNLYPFEQTVARPDVTRAEAIEQIDIGGPSMIRSAAKNHAFVTVVTAPAQYDRVLHELDLHNGETTPALRAELAREAFALTSRYDAAIAAYLTDAGDARFPPLLTLTCVKVDDLRYGENPHQAAALYRRVGRAPAGTVPLAEQLHGKELSYNNLNDAHAALSLARALASLDPARAAAAIIKHANPCGAALANDARTAIDQAIAGDPIAAYGGILALSAPLDADAADRLNTKDVFLEVVLAPDYDADALATLRARSANLRILRVGPEVGPPEPLELRSIPGGLLVQERDLRLAHADEYVRRAGPAPTPEALDLARFLECVARALVSNAVCIGARGESGAAMLVGAGAGQMDRVTACRLAVEKAGRHASGAVAFSDAFFPFPDGPEILIDAGVRTIVHPGGSKRDDETFALCEARGVTCLTTGLRHFRH, via the coding sequence ATGCGACTCCCCATCCGGCGTGCGCTCCTGTCGGTCTCTGACAAGGCCGGGCTTGTGCCCTTCGCGGCGGCGCTCGCGCGCCGGCAGATCGAGATCATCTCCACCGGCGGCACCGCCGCCGCCCTCCGCGCCGCGGGCATCCAGGTCACGACCATCGACGCGCTGACCGGGTTCCCGGAGATCCTGGACGGCCGGGTGAAGACGCTGCACCCGGCGGTGCACGCCGGGCTGCTGGCGGTGCGCGACAGCGCCGCCCACGCCGCCCAGCTCGAGCAGCACGCCATCGGCACGATCGACCTCGTGTGCGTGAACCTGTACCCGTTCGAGCAGACGGTCGCCCGCCCCGACGTCACGCGCGCCGAAGCCATCGAGCAGATCGACATCGGGGGCCCCTCGATGATCCGCTCGGCCGCGAAGAACCACGCGTTCGTCACCGTCGTCACGGCCCCGGCGCAGTACGACCGGGTGCTGCACGAGCTCGACTTGCACAACGGCGAGACGACCCCCGCCCTGCGCGCCGAACTGGCGCGCGAGGCGTTCGCCCTCACAAGCCGCTACGACGCCGCGATCGCGGCGTACCTCACCGACGCCGGCGATGCGCGCTTCCCCCCGCTGCTCACGCTCACGTGCGTCAAGGTCGACGACCTGCGTTACGGCGAGAACCCGCACCAGGCCGCCGCCCTCTACCGGCGCGTCGGCAGGGCGCCCGCGGGCACGGTCCCGCTGGCGGAGCAGTTGCACGGGAAGGAGCTCAGCTACAACAATCTGAACGACGCGCACGCGGCGTTGTCGCTGGCGCGGGCGCTCGCGTCGCTCGATCCCGCGCGGGCCGCCGCCGCCATCATCAAGCACGCGAACCCCTGCGGGGCCGCCCTCGCGAACGACGCCCGCACGGCCATCGACCAGGCGATCGCGGGCGACCCGATCGCCGCGTACGGGGGGATTCTGGCGTTGAGTGCGCCCCTCGACGCCGACGCCGCGGATCGCCTGAACACCAAGGACGTGTTCCTCGAGGTCGTCCTGGCACCGGATTATGACGCCGACGCCCTGGCGACCCTGCGGGCGCGCTCGGCCAACCTTCGGATCCTGCGGGTGGGGCCGGAGGTCGGGCCGCCCGAGCCGCTGGAACTGCGGTCGATCCCCGGCGGGCTCTTGGTGCAGGAGCGCGACCTGCGTCTCGCCCACGCGGACGAGTACGTGCGCCGCGCCGGGCCGGCGCCGACGCCCGAGGCCCTCGATCTCGCGCGGTTCCTCGAGTGCGTGGCCCGCGCGCTGGTGAGCAACGCGGTCTGCATCGGGGCCCGGGGCGAATCCGGCGCCGCGATGCTCGTGGGGGCCGGGGCGGGGCAGATGGACCGCGTGACCGCCTGCCGCCTGGCGGTGGAGAAGGCCGGGCGTCACGCGTCGGGCGCGGTCGCGTTCTCCGACGCGTTCTTCCCGTTCCCCGACGGCCCGGAGATCCTGATCGACGCGGGCGTCCGCACGATCGTGCACCCGGGGGGGTCGAAGCGCGACGACGAGACGTTCGCCCTGTGCGAGGCCCGGGGCGTGACGTGCCTCACGACCGGCCTGCGGCACTTCCGGCATTAG